The following are encoded together in the Phragmites australis chromosome 19, lpPhrAust1.1, whole genome shotgun sequence genome:
- the LOC133900431 gene encoding 2-isopropylmalate synthase A-like encodes MASSLLAPAKPCCSPKAPIPNRLPSPSPTLSASRFTAAPRFAHGLSAAVKTNPSARRLRALARPIRASQLPRRPDYVPNRIGDPNYVRIFDTTLRDGEQSPGATMTSAEKLVIARQLACLGVDIIEAGFPASSPDDLDAVRSIAIEVGNTPVGEDGHVPVICGLSRCNKRDIDAAWEAVRHARRPRIHTFIATSEIHMQHKLRKTPEQVVAIAREMVAYACSLGCSDVEFSPEDAGRSNREFLYHILGEVIKAGATTLNIPDTVGYTLPYEFGGLIADIKANTPGIENAIISTHCQNDLGLATANTLAGARAGARQLEVTINGIGERAGNASLEEVVMAIKCRGELLGGLYTGINSKHITMTSKMVQEHSGLHVQPHKAIVGANAFAHESGIHQDGMLKYKGTYEIISPDDIGLTRANEFGIVLGKLSGRHAVRSKLVELGYEISDKEFEDFFKRYKEVAEKKKRVTDEDIEALLSDEIFQPKVIWSLADVQATCGTLGLSTATVKLIAPDGEEKTGCSVGTGPVDAAYKAVDQIIQIPTILREYSMTSVTEGIDAIATTRVVVTGDVSNNTKHALTGRSFNRAFSGSGAAMDIVVSSVRAYLSAVNKMCSFVGAVKANSEVPESTSVQTT; translated from the exons atggcctcctccctcctcgcccCCGCTAAACCCTGTTGCTCCCCCAAAGCCCCCATCCCCAACCGCTTGCCATCCCCATCCCCAACACTCTCCGCCTCCCGCTTCACCGCCGCCCCGCGCTTCGCCCATGGCCTCTCAGCCGCCGTCAAAACAAACCCTAGCGCCCGCCGCCTCCGCGCGCTCGCCCGCCCCATCCGGGCGTCccagctgccgcggcggccggaCTACGTCCCCAACCGCATCGGCGACCCCAACTACGTCCGCATCTTCGACACCACGCTCCGCGACGGGGAGCAGTCCCCGGGCGCCACCATGACCAGCGCCGAGAAGCTCGTTATCGCGCGCCAGCTGGCCTGCCTCGGCGTCGACATCATCGAGGCCGGGttcccggcctcctcccccGACGACCTCGACGCCGTGCGCTCCATCGCCATCGAGGTCGGGAACACGCCCGTCGGGGAGGACGGCCACGTGCCGGTCATCTGCGGCCTCTCGCGGTGCAACAAGCGGGACATCGACGCCGCCTGGGAGGCCGTGCGGCACGCGAGGCGGCCGCGGATACACACGTTCATCGCCACGAGCGAGATCCACATGCAGCACAAGCTGCGGAAGACGCCCGAGCAGGTGGTGGCGATTGCCAGGGAGATGGTGGCATACGCCTGCAGCCTCGGTTGCTCTGATGTCGAATTCAGCCCCGAGGACGCCGGCAG GTCAAATAGAGAGTTCCTGTATCATATACTAGGGGAAGTCATAAAAGCTGGAGCAACAACTCTCAATATCCCTGACACTGTTGGATACACTCTTCCTTATGAATTTGGGGGCTTAATTGCTGACATAAAAGCAAACACTCCTGGAATTGAAAATGCTATCATTTCCACTCATTGCCAGAATGACCTTGGTCTTGCGACTGCCAACACATTAGCG GGTGCTCGTGCAGGAGCACGGCAGTTAGAGGTGACTATTAATGGTATTGGTGAAAGAGCCGGAAATGCTTCTTTGGAGGAG GTTGTCATGGCAATTAAATGTCGAGGAGAACTCTTAGGTGGTCTATATACTGGAATCAATTCCAAGCATATTACTATGACAAGCAAAATG GTACAAGAGCACAGTGGACTTCATGTACAACCACATAAAGCTATTGTTGGTGCCAACGCCTTTGCTCATGAAAGTGGAATTCATCAG GATGGGATGCTTAAATACAAAGGAACTTATGAAATAATATCGCCTGATGATATTGGTTTAACACGTGCTAATGAGTTTGGTATTGTTCTTGGGAAACTCAG TGGAAGGCATGCTGTGAGATCTAAGCTAGTGGAG CTTGGATATGAAATCAGTGACAAGGAATTTGAGGATTTCTTTAAACGCTACAAAGAGGTCGCAGAGAAAAAGAAG CGTGTAACTGATGAAGACATAGAAGCATTATTGTCAGATGAGATATTCCAGCCAAAGGTTATTTGGTCCCTTGCTGATGTACAG GCAACATGTGGAACACTTGGTTTATCTACAGCAACTGTGAAGCTGATAGCTCCAGATGGAGAGGAGAAAACAGGATGTTCAGTTGGAACAGGTCCAGTTGATGCAGCTTACAAGGCTGTTGACCAAATAATCCAG ATTCCAACTATTCTCCGAGAATATAGTATGACTTCAGTCACAGAAGGCATTGATGCAATTGCAACAACTCGAGTGGTTGTCACTGGAGATGTGAGCAACAACACAAAACATGCTTTGACTGGTCGCTCTTTCAATCGTGCCTTCAG TGGGAGTGGGGCAGCGATGGACATCGTTGTGTCTAGTGTCCGAGCTTACCTGAGTGCCGTTAACAAGATGTGCAGTTTTGTTGGTGCTGTAAAAGCCAACAGCGAAGTACCTGAGAGCACAAGTGTTCAAACCACATAA